The Longimicrobiaceae bacterium nucleotide sequence CACGGCCACGGGCCAGCCCGGCGGCGCGTACTGGCAGCAGCGCGTGAGCTACCGGATCGACGCGGAGCTGGACCCGGCCACGGCGCTGCTGCGCGGCCGCGAGCGCGTGGTCTACCACAACCGCTCGCCGCGCGCGCTGCCGTTCATCGCCCTGAACCTGTACCAGAACATCTTCACGCCCGGCGTGCCGCGGAACCGCACCGTACCCGTGTTCAATGGCGGCGTCACGCTGGAGAGCGTCGCGGTGGGCGGCGCCGCCCTGGCGGATCGCAGCGGCGAGGCGGCGACGAACCCGGTGAGCCCCGGCTACGTGGTGAGGGGCACGCTCGCGCGCCTCAACCTGCCGCACCCGCTGGCGTCCGGCGACAGCCTGGTGCTGGACGTGGCCTGGCATCACACCGTGCCGCCGAAGGGCGCTTTCCGCACCGGGTGGGAGGACGCGCTGGGCGGCCGGGTGCTCCAGGTGGCGCAGTGGTACCCGCAGATCGCCACGTACGACGACGTGCGCGGCTGGGACGAGACTCCGTACCTGGGCGACGGCGAGTTCTTCCTGGAGTACGGCGACTTCGACGTGTCGCTCACTCTGCCCGCGGGCTGGCTGGTGGGCGGGACGGGCACGCTCCGGAACCCCGAGCAGGTGCTCACCGCTGCCGAGCGCACCCGCCTGGCCTCTGCCGCGCGCTCCGACAGCGCGCTCGCCATCGTCACCGAGGCCGACCTGCGCAACCACGCCGCCACCGCGGCCGGCACGGGCGGGCGGCTCACGTGGCGCTTCTCGGCCAGCGACGTGCGCGACTTCGGCTTCTGCGCGTCGGACAGGTACCTGTGGGACGCGGGCCGCGTCGCCATCCCCACCGACGGCGGCGGCACGCGCGACGTGATGGTGCACTCGCTCTACCGGCCAGGCGCGCCTGGATGGGAGCGCGGCGCGAAGTACGGGCAGCACGCCATCGGCTTCCTCAGCCGGCGCATCATGCCGTACATCTACCCGCAGGTCACGGTGAGCGAGGGACCCATCTTCGGGATGGAGTACCCGATGCTCGTCTTCATCGCCCGTCCCGAGGCCGCGGCGGACCTGCAGAGCGTGATCGCGCACGAGGTGGGGCACCAGTGGTTCCCCATGATGGTGGGCAGCGACGAGGCCTCGTTCGCGTGGATGGACGAGGGCATCAACTCGTGGGACGAAGACGAGATGCGCGCCGACTTCTTCCCCGGCACCGACCCGTGGGCCGAGACGCGCACGACGTACCTCCGCGTTGCCGGCAAGGACAACGAGGTCCCGCTCATGCGCCACACCGACCTGGTCTCCCCGTACGGCGCGCGGACGGTAGCGGCGTACACCAAGCCCGCGGTGGTCATGCGCTCGCTGCGCGCGGTGGTGGGCACCGACGCGTTCAACCGCGCCATGACCACCTACGCGCGCGAGTGGCGCCTGAAGCACCCGTACCCGTGGGACTTCTTCCACACGGTCGAGCGGGTGAGCGGGCAGAAGCTGGACTGGTTCTTCTACCCGTGGTGGTTCGAGACGGGCACCCTGGACCAGGCCATCGCGAGCGTGCGGCCGGTCGATGGCGGAGTGGAGGTCACCGTCCGCGACTTCGGCCAGATCGCGATGCCCACGACCGTCGTCGTCACGGGCGACAACGGCGCGACCACCGAGGCGGAGATCCCGGTGAGCGCCTGGCTCGGCGGCCACACGCGCACCGTCACGGTCACCGTCCCGGCCATGGGCCGCGCCACCCGCGTGGAGCTGGACCCGCGCCAGCTCTTCCCGGACGTGGACCGCGCCAACAACGTCTGGCCCTTCGCCCCGGCTCCGCCGAATCGGTAGATGCGGTAGATGCAGGGCGACGTGATAGGACGAAGGGGAGACGGCACGCGCCGCCTCCCCTTCGTCGTTGATGCGTCCGATGATGCGACACCCGTTCGCCGATTCATCACCGCACGAAACGCCCAGTCATCCGACACCATCGACCCTCCCCCAGGCAGTTTTGGGGGAGGGTCGACGAGCCTAAGCGAGGCGGGGAGGGGGCCCTTCTCTCCGCAAGGCGAACCTCACGATTCCCGGCGCGGAAGACTCCGCCACGGGCACGAACCTGCACCGTTCCATCACGCGGATGGAAGCCGCCAGGTCCGGCAGCGTCTCGCCGATCACGGTGTGCACCGACGGGTCGGCGAACGCCCTGCCGATCATCGCCCGGACGGCCTCGGTCGCGTAGCCTCTGCCCTGCGCAGCGGCGACCAGCCCGTAGCCGAGCTCGACCGCACCGTCGCGCGGTTCCGTGTTGAAGCCGCTGATGCCCACCAGCCGCCGCCCGCCCTCTGCGGCGCGCTCGACGATGTAGTACATCGGCCACGGCGGCGAGCCGCCCTTCGCCTCGGCCGCGGCGAGGGCGTGCTCGGTGTTCTCGCGCTCGTACAGCTCCGGCGGCCACTCAGCCGGCACATGTGCGTCAAGCAGCTCCGCGAACCGCGCTCGGTCGTCCAGCTCCGCGCGCAGGATCTCCGCCGTGGCGGGCACTAGCTCCAGCCGCGCGGTCACGAGCGTGCCGCCGGCCGATGACGGACCGGAAGATGGGGATTCGGTAGATGGGGAAAGGTCGTCGCGCGAGTGCGCGTCGTTCCGGGTCTTGGTCAAGGGATGCCGTCCTGGTCGTGCCGGGGGAAGCTCCGCCCGGCGTGCCGAGCTTGCCCGCCGCGGAAGTGCGGCGGGCGCGTGCGAGCACGCCCGGCGCGCGGCGGCTGGCCCGGCGGGGAGGAGACGACCAGGAACTCGCCGGACGGGTGCCCGGCTTCGGTGCGGCTCCGCCGTCAGGCCGCGCGGCGCGCGGGCAGGACGGCGGAGGTGACGGCGTGACGCAGAGGCGCCTCAGTCTGGAGAAGCCCCGACGCGCCGATCACGCGGCGGGGTGCCGAAAGATGGCGTCGAGAGGCCAGCCGTCAAGGACGACGCCGATCGGCGCGAGGATGCACGGCCGTCCATCTCCCGGCCGCGCGTCCGGCGAACCGCGTGGATGCGGCCCGCGAGCGGAAACGCATGGCGCTGAGAAGCTTGCGGCGGGCGCGGACCTTGCTTGCGGAGTGGCGAGCCGGTATCGTCCCGGCGCTCGCACGAAGCCGATCACGCCATCTCCCGAAAGCCCGAATGCAGACCCAGCGCTCACGCCTGGCCGCCCTGGCCGCGGCCCTCGCCCTGCTCGCCGCGTGCGGCGGAGACAACGGCGCCAAGAAGACGGCCGACGCCGCGAAACCCGCCGCGGGAGCGCCCGCCGACAGCGCGGCAGCCACGGCGAACGGCGCCCAGCCCGCCGCCACGCCCGGCGGCGACGCCAGCCAG carries:
- a CDS encoding M1 family metallopeptidase: MRRTSKLAALVFVAAVSTPCAAHAQAGASQPASASAASDTSTRLVRPVPVTHAYQAALAAGTRTATGQPGGAYWQQRVSYRIDAELDPATALLRGRERVVYHNRSPRALPFIALNLYQNIFTPGVPRNRTVPVFNGGVTLESVAVGGAALADRSGEAATNPVSPGYVVRGTLARLNLPHPLASGDSLVLDVAWHHTVPPKGAFRTGWEDALGGRVLQVAQWYPQIATYDDVRGWDETPYLGDGEFFLEYGDFDVSLTLPAGWLVGGTGTLRNPEQVLTAAERTRLASAARSDSALAIVTEADLRNHAATAAGTGGRLTWRFSASDVRDFGFCASDRYLWDAGRVAIPTDGGGTRDVMVHSLYRPGAPGWERGAKYGQHAIGFLSRRIMPYIYPQVTVSEGPIFGMEYPMLVFIARPEAAADLQSVIAHEVGHQWFPMMVGSDEASFAWMDEGINSWDEDEMRADFFPGTDPWAETRTTYLRVAGKDNEVPLMRHTDLVSPYGARTVAAYTKPAVVMRSLRAVVGTDAFNRAMTTYAREWRLKHPYPWDFFHTVERVSGQKLDWFFYPWWFETGTLDQAIASVRPVDGGVEVTVRDFGQIAMPTTVVVTGDNGATTEAEIPVSAWLGGHTRTVTVTVPAMGRATRVELDPRQLFPDVDRANNVWPFAPAPPNR
- a CDS encoding GNAT family N-acetyltransferase, whose protein sequence is MTKTRNDAHSRDDLSPSTESPSSGPSSAGGTLVTARLELVPATAEILRAELDDRARFAELLDAHVPAEWPPELYERENTEHALAAAEAKGGSPPWPMYYIVERAAEGGRRLVGISGFNTEPRDGAVELGYGLVAAAQGRGYATEAVRAMIGRAFADPSVHTVIGETLPDLAASIRVMERCRFVPVAESSAPGIVRFALRREGPPPRLA